The genomic interval ACTTTGAAACTCTTATCTCTCTTGTTTATTTCAGCAATTATCTTGCTTTCTAAAGCCTCTTCAAAATTAGAGATCTCATCTAATGCATCGCTTTTAATGAAACATGATTCAACAACTCCTAGAATACTCTTTCTCTGTCCGTTGGTAATTGTGATGTATTCCCCTAAACCAACAGGTTCCTTTCCTTCAAACGTTATATAACCAGGTTTAGTAACACCAATCACAACACCCAATAATTCACCATCAACCTGAGTCTGATTGATATCCAAATCTCTATCAGAATTTGCTTCGTCGGCTCCATTGATCATATATCTTATGTCCGTATTCGGCATTTTTATTACTTGTTATCTACTACCGGTTTGAGATCTCTAATTGACTATTGACCATATGGTTAGAACAAACAAGGTCAAGAATAGAAACGTGAAATTGGAAATTGACAAATTTATTTATGACATAACTTTAATTTTATTTCAGGTTAGAAATTAATTTATAAAATAGCTTGAGGATTCTTAATTATATCTAAAACATGAGATGATGAAACGATGTTATTCATTTCATAGTTTTTATTTGCTTATCGGATTAGTAATGATGTGATTTGATGTGTCAGTTTTGGAAATATTAAAGGAATGCGCCATCAATGTTTATGGCAATACCAAAGATATAATAGGCACAGTTGAAGGAAGACAGAAATTTGAATTAGGTGCTGGAGGTGATGTTTCGACTAAAATTGATTTGATAGCTGAAAAATCAGTTTTTGAAGTATTGAAAAAAAAAGCTTTTGATCCAAATGTTGTTGGTGAAGAGTGTGGTTTAGTTGAGGGTAAAGATGCAGGCATAATAGTAATGGATGGTGTGGATGGAACTACGAATGCAAATTGTGGATTGCCTTTCTATTGCTGTTCCCTTGCTTACTCAAAAGACATGAATCTTACCTCAGTGACTGATTCTGTAGTATTTAATCTAGTATCGGGAGATATCTTTTATGCGTCGAAATCAAAAGGTTCTTTCATGAATGGAAAGAGACTTTCTACTACAAAAGATCCATCACTAACAATTAATGAAATGGTAATTGGGCTCAATATTTCTGGTTTATCTAAGGAACATTTTATCTCTATATCCAGCTTAGTTTCATCTATCAGTCATGTTAGACATTTGGGGGCCAATGCATTAGAATTATGTTACTTCGCACGTGGATCAATTGATGCTTACATTGATATCAGAGAAAAAATTCGATCAATAGATATGGCGGCATGTTATCTGATAGCAAAGGAAGCAGGTGGATTGATTTTCGACACTACTGGTAAGGCACTAAATTGCAGTCTGTATGTGGATTCGAGGATGTCATTTATCGCAGTAGCAAATCTTGAAATGTATAATTGGATCAGAAATTTGATAACTAAATGAACATGTATTCAATTGTATTATTATTATCATTCGCATCGCTGTAAATTATACAATTCAGATATGATACCAATCTATTACTTTTGGTTAAACTTGCCTTTGATTCTATAGGTATGGGGTCCAAGAGGGAAAAGCTATCAATACTTTCAAAATTTAAATAATAATATTGATATTAAGATAAAAGAATTTAATAACGCCAACAAGGTAATAGTATTGTGGATTTTTTTCATAAGAAACATTCGTGTGAAATAGATGGAGAAAAATTTGCCTCAGAGGACGAATTAATGGAGCATTATCGAACAGTTCATCATAAGTTGATATTAAAATGTCATAAATGCGGAAAGGAATTTATTCATGAGAAGGATCGGTTACACCATGTTCGCGAAGAACATGAGAAGGAGATGGATGCTAGGGTGCACAAAAGCGAGCACAAACATAAGGGGACAGGAAATCCGCAAGATCAAGTAGACTCTAATATGCGAAACTTCGGAGACAATTTCTAACAAAAAATAAAATTTATCTATTCGATTTTTTTTGTTATACTACATTTATTAAATTGTTCATCTCGTGTGCCTGTTTATAACTATGGTTGTTTAGATTTCGGGTACTCTTTAGCTCAATTTTTACCATCTTAACAAGTGATTCTAATGTCGATTTTACAACTAAAGTAACATTTGGACTAATGGATTCCAATTTTCTCCTTTCTTCGTCACTACAATTGTCTATTGCCAATCCCCCCAAAAGTATCGGGGTTTGAAAAAGAGAACATAATCTACTTATCAACCTTGTCGCTGAGCCTATATTGTCGTGTAAAGTCACTGAAAGTAAAACTAGTGCTGGATTCAGTTCCTTCATATGTGTTATTACTGAATCTGAAGGAATAGATGGGGAAATATTGGATACATTGAAACCTTTTTCTAACAGTACCGATTCAATCATATTACAAGCTATATTGTGAAGTTCCCCATCCGGAGTACATATCATTATGGGTTCTGAATTATTACCATGCTTTACAGGTCTTGTTAACGTATGGATCGCCCTGTTAGCCATATTACTGCAAACATGTTCTGTGCCAATATCAATAGATTTATTTTGCCATAAAATACCAATTTCATACAAAATGGGCTTGAGAATATTTTCATAAAAAATACACAAACTTCCACCTTCTCTAAATTCTTCAGCGACCCTTATTATGTTTTCAATCTTTCCTGACTTTAAATTATCAAAAACATGTTGCCTCAATTCATTTAGTGTTCGTTCAGTTCTTGCTTGAATCTTGGTAACAGAAGATACCAGAGATAAAATTTTGGGATCGCTTTGATATTCGAGGGGAATATTTTCAATTTTCACATCACTCGCTTTGCCTAAATATTTTACCGTCCGTTGAGTTGATATTTTTCTTTTCGAATCCCATTGACTTTTTACTAGGTAGTAATAATCGAATCCTTTTACCTTCTTTACGCGGATAAATACCATGATAAGAAGACTTTAGCAAACTTGCATATTAACATAGTGCTAAATAGTTGTACTAGTGCTAACTTTTATTTACTAAATTAAAAAAATTAACATATGTTGGCAGATCATAAAGAAAATTCTTGGAATGGGTGTAGTTCATATTTTAAACTATTGGTACCTCTTTAAATTGGTCACAAACAATTACTGTGTTAAGAACAGTGAATTAGAAATGTCAAATAGCTTTTCATGTCAAATAGAGAATTAAAGGCTTATGGATTTGCCTTTTGTAGATTGATTATGTAATCCTTCACTGAATTAGTAACCACTGGAAGTATTCTCGGATCATTTATTTTTGGGATTATGAAGTTTTTAGATAAATGTTTGATATCAACCAGATCTGCTATTGATTTTGATACCGCAATCAAAATATCTTCGTCTAAATTCTTTATCCTTAAATCTAGGAGCGCCCTAAATATCGCCGGAAACACTACTGCATTATTTATTTGGTTAGGAAAATCCGACCGACCGGTTCCTACTATAGCAGCTCCTCCTCTAATAGCATCTGCCGGCAAAATCTCTGGAACTGGATTGCTAAGCGCAAAAATAATTGGATCCGTATTCATAGTTTTGATCATCTTGACATTTAATAAGTTACCAATTCCTGATGTTCCAATAAATACATCTGCTCCTTTGATAGTAGTTGCTAGGTCTCCACTTATTTTCTGTATGTTAGAATTTAACGCAATTTCCCTTTTGAACGGGTTTATTTGATTATTATTAGAAAAAGGATGTTGAATTTTTTCTGATTCGTATAACCTGACATTAATATCCCTGCCTTCGTAAATAGCTCCGTCTTTGTCTAGTACTATAATATCTTTGAACTTTGACTTTTTCAAAATCTTAAATATTCCATATCCTGCAGAACCAGCACCAGCTATAACGACCTTGGTTTCTTGTACTTTCTTGTTTAGTAATCTCAAGGCATTTATCAAGGCCGCCATAGTAATTACTGCTGTACCGTGTCTATCGTCATGAAAAACAGGTATTGACATTTCACGTTGGAGTATTTCAACAATTTCCAAAACTTTAGGTGATTCGATATCTTCTATATTAATTGCTCCAAAGGATGGTTCGATAGATTTTACAAAACTGATGATTTCTTCTTTACCTTTAATTGATATACACAATGGAAATGCGTTAACGTTAGCTAGTGTTTTGAATAATACGGATTTACCCTCCATTACAGGCAATGCACCTTCAGGGCCAATGTTGCCCAATCCTAAAACTCTGGTTCCGTCACAAATAATTGCAATATTATTCCATTTGGATGTATACTCATAGGCTAAATTCTTGTCTTTTCTTATCTCGTCGGATACAAAAGCTACACCTGGAGTATAAATCGAACTTAATGTTCCTTTTCCGTTTTCTCCTTCAGTTTCAAAAATATTATCTGAAGAAATTCTGCTACTTATCTCAATTTTTCCCCTAAGTATTCGATGAAGGTTTAAGGCATCTTCCTTTAGTGTCAATATGCATTTTATTTATGGGTAATCCATATAAACAAATAATCAAAATTAGTGTCTTTTACCTTGGACAAATTTAACTAATCATGCTTGAAAATTATTTATCAAAGTTAAGTAAATTGTAAAAATTAATTTAAGAACGATGCATTCCCAATTACATTCCTTACCTCTGAAAGTCTTTTTCTCAGGGTCATGATATTTATATTTGCAGCTGCGGCGATTTTGGCTTGTGATATTTTTTGTCTATGTTTTCTGCAGGTAATGTATAAAATGGCAGCGGCAATAGAAAGTGAGTTCTTTCCTGAAAACACATTTTCATTCTGTATTGCTAATAACAAATCTATCGACTCTCTTGCCGTTCTCTCGTTAATATTGGCCTCGTCTGCAATTTTCCTGATAAATATTGTTGGTTTAAACTGGACATGTGTGATCTTTAATTCTCTCATTAACAGCCTATAACATCTCGCAGCAAAGATTTCGTCTGCTTCTACTATTTGTGAAATTTCTGAAAGAGTTCTTGGTATGTTAACCTTCTTACATACTAGATAAACACAAGCGACAATCATTTCCTTTATCGACCTACCCTTAATTAGACCCTTTTCAAGAGCTTTCTTATAGTGCAAAAGTGATTCCTCGATACAGACAGAGGTTAATGACAACTTGTCTTTGATCCTGTTTAGTAAATCAATTACTATCTTTAGATTTCTCTTCTTATTGGAGCAACTCACAATCTTGTTGAGAAATTCAATCTTATTGTGTTCTTTTCTATTAGAAAATCTCTTAGAACTGGTTGCATCGTAATCCGCAATAGAAGTAGACATTCCCTTATCGTTTAGAATAATGGAATGTGGTAACACTGTGTTGGTATCACTCCTATACTTGTAAAACTCGGTGTTCAATTCCGCGTCATATATCTTGTCCTGCACTATCACCCCACACAACTTACATAGTTTTTCCCCTTTTTCGTAGTCATAAATAATGGAATGCTGATGACTTGATGAGACTTTATCTAATTCGTTAAATAATAAACTATTATACATTGAGGTATGATAGCTGGAAGAGTATATCTGAAGGTTGTATACAATGTAACAAAAGGTATAAATGAATTACAAAAGGTTACATTTAGTTACAGTTTTATGCCATGATGTGGTAGAAAATATATGACCCTTTCTAACTCAACAGTAAGATCCTTTCGAATTGACAAAACTCTTTCAGAAACCCTAAATTCTGAAGCTGAGCGAATGGGTGTTTCGGTCAATGCCATGATTAATTCAGTTCTTAAACATTATGCAGAGTTTACTAGATTTCAATCTAAATTAGACCTGTTAGTAATTCACCGCGAAGTTTTGAGATCGTTGCTTATGAGGCTTAATGACGACGAAGCTTATACTCTTGGTTTGGAGATGGGTAAAGAAGTTCCAAATGACACAATTCTGTTTTGGAAGAAGAATGTATCGTTTGAATCGGTCCTCGAATATATTGAAAAAATAGTATGCACGTATGGTTATATCGGAACATTTGACGAACTAGAAACAAATAAGCACAAGATTATTGTAATTCGACATAGGCTAGGAGCACAGGGTTCACGGTTCTTGTTGGGATTTATGAAATCACTCATAAAGCAAACCCTTGCTTTGGAGCCAGAGATCGACACTACTGACTATTCTGTCAAGATTCAATTCGAATTAAAATAAGTCAAATTCAATTGGTTGTTTTATTAGTATTGTAAAGATGATTAAATAGTTTTGTGCACTGATATTTGTATGTCTGAAGAACCTATCAACAGAAAGGATGATGTCGAACAAGATGTACGGGATACCGCTGATGAAGTTGAAGAAGGAAACAAGGAAGAAGGCAAAAGTTTGAAATCAAATTCTATTCTTGAACAAAAAGTAACGGCATTTTGAGATTAAGAATAGTTCAACAATTTTATTAATGATTCAAATTTTATGGAACAATTTGTCAGTTAATCATTTGAGTAATAATATGTATAGAATGTATCTATGATATTACGTGTCTGTCATTTTTATTGCTCTACAGGCCGATAGTTAATTATTATGATTTCACCCCATTTGCATTATTGATACTAAACTCTACAGAATTTTGAAATTATTCGTCAATGAAGCATTCGTGATCCATGAGTATAATTTTCCCATTTTTTGTTTCTAGAATAAAAACATAATATAATAAAGCATATTATTTACTTTTAAACCAGATAATTGAAGTATTGATATTTCTAAACTTGTATTAATACGAATCATCTATTGAGAAGCTTAACTCAATGGTTCGCTGCTCAAATTTAGATAAATCAGTTTGATTTGTGTGAAATCCTAAATGTGCATACCACATGATAGATGCCACACTCTTATTTGTCAATTGTTACATGAGACTCCATTCGAAAAACCATCCAAATGATGCTCGAATTTTTTTTCGAGTAAATTAACTTAGATAGTGGTCACAGCAGCTTACGGTAAATACACAAATGTCCATATGAATTCAGATAAGGCTAAAGAAGTAGTTGATCAATCGTACTGAAAATCCATTTGAATTATTCTAGATGTCAAAATGTACTCTCATCGGAAAATTAACTGATTCGTGAAAGTGAAGATTTTTTAGCCTCCTCTCATTTGAAAGGAATTCTTCTATTTTTCCTGAATATTGAATAATATTTCCAGCTGTTTCTGGGTTGATTATCTCTGTTACATTCAGTGCAATCCCATTTTGATAATCGATTTCCCAAAGTTCATTTCCAATGTTTTCAAGAAGAACATATTCCACAGATTTGGAGGCAGATGAGGTTGGAACATTGCTTTCTTTCTCTGTGTTCAATCACCATATTAATACACCTTATAGTTATTATGTTTATTGTTAAACCTTGAACCAGATTATGACAAATTAAAAATCATAAACCATGCCTTTAATATTTCTAAATATTTGCTTTCCATGTGATCTATTTAAAACTTGTTTTCTAGGATCATGTATGTCAAATAATGTGAATATTAATTGGTCCGATGCAATTAAGCGAGAAGCGAGAGGCGTCAACGATTATGATTTAGGAGAAGTACAAGAAATAAGTGAAGATTATATTGTTACTGAACGGGGCATGGTAGACAAAGACAAATTTATCATTCCTAAAAGTCTTAGTTCTCATTTTGACGGACATACTTTGCATTTGAATCTGTCTGAGCAAGATGCGAATAAATACAAACAATGAGATTTCTATTTATTCGATCGATTAGTCAAATCAGAAATCAAAAATAGGATTTTATTCCATCTCAAATTGCTAACTAATTCATAAACCCGCTAGACACGAATTTTTGGTTGGTATGAATTAGCGAATAAAACTTCTCATAACACTTTAGGAATGAGGAGTTTATTTTTGGTTACCCGTACTCGATTTCAAAAAGTATTATGGTTTATTAATGAATGATGTATTTGTACCAATGCAGAAGTGATTCGTATCATGATAATCGAAGACGAACAGGATTTGTTGAATCTTTATAAAGATTTTTTAATAAACAAAGGCTACTACATTTCTGTCACTAACACTACTGCATCAAATATTATGAGTGATTATGAAGAATTCAAACCAGACCTTGTAATCCTTGATTACAAACTACCAGATGGTAAAAATGGACTCGAGGCTGCTAATGAAATTTTCAATAAATACCCTTTTGCATCTATTCTGATAATTTCAGCTTACGATACTGTAAAACAGGCATTTAATAGTGAAAAAAGATTTATTACAAAAAATATAAAACTACTAATTAAGCCATTTAAACTCACAAAGTTAAACGAGCTCACTATAGAATTGGTTAACAGGCAAACTAATAAACATGTCAAGACCTGATTGGTTTTAGGTTTTATAGTCTTACACGATTCAATCTACCTAATCATATTTGTTCAGACCTCTTGTTTATGAAAACTCATTTTGAGCAAAAATTCCCTTTGCGTTACAAAGAAAGGGACTGTATTAGCGAGAAATCTTCCAGATTACAAATGATTTGTGGGAACAAGCATAAAGTTTTTTGACACATTTGGTGAAATTCACTCTGTCTTTCTTCTATGTAACAGAATACGTCTTTTACAATCCAATAAACATTCATTACAAATACTATGTGAGGTTGCAGGATTTGACGAGAAAGATCAAGATAAGTATTCAAGATTTTATGAAAAATTCCATCCAAGTGACCCTTAGATAACGTTTCTTGCATGGAAAAAAAGAATTAAACGTTGCTCGACAAGCGAACATTATTTGCCACGATGGAATGCGGGTGCAGCAGAGGGGCCGCTTGGCCTTGGATGTAAGTTGCACTTGCAAAAACTCGTGACTCAGTTTCAGGAACAGGGTTGACTGCTCCTTCCTTAAGAGGCCATCAAGCTATAGTTGCTCAGGTCTTTGTTACACTTGAAAATATGCTTCCAACTAGGGTAATTCTTGGTTTAGGTAGAGGTGGGGCATTGAACGAAGTAACAAGTGGAAATCTTTGGACCAATAATTAAGAACGGTTTACAATCCTGCATGAAGCGATTAAGTTGATAAACAATCTTTGGAAAGAGGAATAGGTTACCTTTAGAGGGGAATATTACTAAGGGAAGGATTCAAGATTCTGTCCTAAACCTAATGACCCCATACTCATACGCATTACGATGCCTGGAAAACAAACTGTTCTACTAGCGGGTAGAGAAGGATCTGGACGGACTCATGACCACAGAATAAAACATTAAAAAAATACGAAACAATTTAACCACTTCATTTGAGAAAGTAGAAAGAAAAACAAACAGGTTTACGAGGCTAGGTGAAAAGAAAGAGTAGTACTAA from Candidatus Nitrosocosmicus hydrocola carries:
- a CDS encoding inositol monophosphatase family protein is translated as MSVLEILKECAINVYGNTKDIIGTVEGRQKFELGAGGDVSTKIDLIAEKSVFEVLKKKAFDPNVVGEECGLVEGKDAGIIVMDGVDGTTNANCGLPFYCCSLAYSKDMNLTSVTDSVVFNLVSGDIFYASKSKGSFMNGKRLSTTKDPSLTINEMVIGLNISGLSKEHFISISSLVSSISHVRHLGANALELCYFARGSIDAYIDIREKIRSIDMAACYLIAKEAGGLIFDTTGKALNCSLYVDSRMSFIAVANLEMYNWIRNLITK
- a CDS encoding cobalamin B12-binding domain-containing protein, which codes for MVFIRVKKVKGFDYYYLVKSQWDSKRKISTQRTVKYLGKASDVKIENIPLEYQSDPKILSLVSSVTKIQARTERTLNELRQHVFDNLKSGKIENIIRVAEEFREGGSLCIFYENILKPILYEIGILWQNKSIDIGTEHVCSNMANRAIHTLTRPVKHGNNSEPIMICTPDGELHNIACNMIESVLLEKGFNVSNISPSIPSDSVITHMKELNPALVLLSVTLHDNIGSATRLISRLCSLFQTPILLGGLAIDNCSDEERRKLESISPNVTLVVKSTLESLVKMVKIELKSTRNLNNHSYKQAHEMNNLINVV
- a CDS encoding NAD(P)-dependent malic enzyme — its product is MTLKEDALNLHRILRGKIEISSRISSDNIFETEGENGKGTLSSIYTPGVAFVSDEIRKDKNLAYEYTSKWNNIAIICDGTRVLGLGNIGPEGALPVMEGKSVLFKTLANVNAFPLCISIKGKEEIISFVKSIEPSFGAINIEDIESPKVLEIVEILQREMSIPVFHDDRHGTAVITMAALINALRLLNKKVQETKVVIAGAGSAGYGIFKILKKSKFKDIIVLDKDGAIYEGRDINVRLYESEKIQHPFSNNNQINPFKREIALNSNIQKISGDLATTIKGADVFIGTSGIGNLLNVKMIKTMNTDPIIFALSNPVPEILPADAIRGGAAIVGTGRSDFPNQINNAVVFPAIFRALLDLRIKNLDEDILIAVSKSIADLVDIKHLSKNFIIPKINDPRILPVVTNSVKDYIINLQKANP
- a CDS encoding transcription initiation factor IIB, whose product is MYNSLLFNELDKVSSSHQHSIIYDYEKGEKLCKLCGVIVQDKIYDAELNTEFYKYRSDTNTVLPHSIILNDKGMSTSIADYDATSSKRFSNRKEHNKIEFLNKIVSCSNKKRNLKIVIDLLNRIKDKLSLTSVCIEESLLHYKKALEKGLIKGRSIKEMIVACVYLVCKKVNIPRTLSEISQIVEADEIFAARCYRLLMRELKITHVQFKPTIFIRKIADEANINERTARESIDLLLAIQNENVFSGKNSLSIAAAILYITCRKHRQKISQAKIAAAANINIMTLRKRLSEVRNVIGNASFLN
- a CDS encoding response regulator, giving the protein MIIEDEQDLLNLYKDFLINKGYYISVTNTTASNIMSDYEEFKPDLVILDYKLPDGKNGLEAANEIFNKYPFASILIISAYDTVKQAFNSEKRFITKNIKLLIKPFKLTKLNELTIELVNRQTNKHVKT
- a CDS encoding LLM class flavin-dependent oxidoreductase, with translation MTAPSLRGHQAIVAQVFVTLENMLPTRVILGLGRGGALNEVTSGNLWTNN